The Polyangium spumosum genome includes a window with the following:
- a CDS encoding nucleotidyltransferase domain-containing protein: MSDDVLGRLLAVLRVPLAEIRAAYRVGSRVYGTAGPTSDEDFLVVLSKPGQRQDLAFAEDLNIVIHGVATFQEALDDHSVFALECHFVEAPHVLVAARPPFRFALDRKKLAASAIGKSTADWQKAKKRFAEEPGPSRKKAFHALRVPAFALQIAKAGKIHDFAAANHFLAALREGPDDDFAWYEEKLGPAREALCAELTKLAGKKR, encoded by the coding sequence GTGTCCGACGACGTCCTTGGCCGCCTGCTCGCCGTCCTCCGGGTCCCTCTCGCCGAGATCCGCGCGGCCTACCGCGTGGGCTCACGCGTGTACGGCACCGCCGGGCCCACGTCCGACGAGGACTTCCTCGTGGTGCTGTCGAAGCCCGGTCAAAGGCAGGACCTCGCCTTCGCCGAGGACCTCAACATCGTCATTCACGGCGTCGCGACCTTCCAGGAGGCGCTCGACGACCACAGCGTCTTCGCGCTCGAGTGCCATTTCGTCGAGGCCCCGCACGTGCTCGTCGCGGCCCGCCCGCCTTTCCGGTTCGCGCTCGACCGGAAGAAGCTCGCGGCCTCCGCGATCGGGAAGTCCACGGCGGACTGGCAGAAGGCGAAGAAACGCTTCGCCGAGGAGCCGGGTCCGTCGCGGAAGAAGGCGTTTCACGCGCTCCGCGTGCCGGCCTTCGCCCTACAGATCGCGAAGGCGGGCAAGATCCACGATTTCGCGGCCGCGAACCACTTCCTCGCGGCGCTCCGGGAGGGGCCCGACGACGATTTCGCGTGGTACGAGGAGAAGCTCGGACCCGCGCGGGAGGCGCTCTGCGCCGAGCTCACGAAGCTCGCGGGCAAGAAAAGATAA
- a CDS encoding RNA ligase family protein, which translates to MSAKYPRTFHFPWSPGGTSDDKRMSDVSALVGAEIVATEKADGSNLTYTRRSVFSRSHAGPPAHPSFDLAKATHARIAHLLSDGISVFCEYCYAVHSITYEKLPDYSLVFGVRDDVAGIWWDWDMVTAQAADLGLPTAPVLFRGAVASVDELHALTDRLSREPSAFGGPREGVVVRVAAQFPDSAFGRSVAKWVRKGHVQTDEHWQHQAIVPQRLAR; encoded by the coding sequence GTGTCTGCAAAGTACCCGAGGACATTTCACTTCCCGTGGTCGCCGGGCGGGACGTCCGACGACAAGCGCATGTCGGACGTGTCGGCGCTCGTCGGCGCCGAGATCGTCGCTACCGAAAAAGCCGACGGCTCGAACCTGACGTACACGCGCAGGAGCGTCTTTTCGCGCTCGCACGCGGGCCCGCCCGCGCACCCGAGCTTCGACCTCGCCAAGGCCACGCACGCCCGGATCGCCCACCTGCTCTCCGACGGGATCTCGGTCTTCTGCGAGTACTGTTATGCCGTGCATTCGATCACGTACGAAAAGCTCCCCGATTATTCGCTGGTCTTCGGGGTGCGCGACGACGTGGCCGGTATCTGGTGGGATTGGGACATGGTGACGGCGCAGGCCGCCGACCTCGGCCTGCCCACGGCGCCCGTGCTCTTCCGCGGCGCCGTCGCCTCGGTGGACGAGCTCCACGCGCTCACCGATCGGCTCTCGCGGGAGCCCTCCGCGTTCGGGGGCCCGCGCGAGGGCGTCGTCGTGCGTGTCGCCGCGCAGTTCCCCGACAGCGCGTTCGGCCGGAGCGTGGCGAAATGGGTGCGCAAGGGCCACGTCCAGACGGACGAGCACTGGCAACACCAGGCGATCGTGCCGCAGCGGCTCGCCCGTTAG
- a CDS encoding AAA family ATPase, translating into MSISLLIEPPRPPAYRVPWDELQTFEWVRALEPCPQDPIHHAEGNVWIHTRLVLETLVAMPAWRALCAEDQAAVWLACLLHDVAKPFTTREEPDGRITAKGHSRAGEMLARRLLWEQGAPFALREMVAGLIRHHQIPFYLIERDDAQRLAAEISLVCRADLLALVAEADIRGRVCQDMQRIVDNIELFRAFCAEEGCFDKPRPFPSDHTRVVYFRSEGRSPDVPVHDDTRGEMIMMCGLPGAGKDTCVRDRFPDLPVVSLDELRSELDVDPDENQGAVVQAGKERVREHLRRGEPFVYNATNLNRQRRGPLLSLAADYGARVRIVYVEAPRGALLAGNRARAARVPEAVIRRMSERWEVPTLLEAHALDVVLR; encoded by the coding sequence ATGTCGATCTCCCTCCTCATCGAGCCGCCCCGGCCGCCCGCTTACCGTGTGCCGTGGGACGAGCTGCAGACCTTCGAATGGGTCCGCGCGCTCGAACCCTGCCCGCAGGATCCCATTCACCACGCCGAGGGCAACGTCTGGATTCACACGCGTTTGGTGCTGGAGACGCTCGTGGCGATGCCCGCGTGGCGCGCGCTCTGCGCCGAGGATCAGGCGGCCGTATGGCTCGCTTGCCTGCTCCACGACGTGGCCAAGCCCTTCACCACGCGAGAAGAGCCGGACGGGCGCATCACGGCGAAGGGGCATTCACGCGCCGGCGAGATGCTCGCGCGCCGGCTGCTCTGGGAGCAAGGCGCGCCATTTGCGCTTCGCGAGATGGTCGCGGGCCTCATCCGCCACCACCAGATCCCCTTTTACCTCATCGAGCGGGACGACGCGCAGCGGCTCGCGGCGGAGATCTCCCTCGTCTGCCGCGCCGATCTGCTCGCCCTCGTCGCCGAGGCCGACATCCGCGGCCGCGTCTGCCAGGACATGCAGCGGATCGTCGACAACATCGAGCTCTTCCGCGCGTTCTGCGCCGAGGAGGGCTGTTTCGACAAACCCCGCCCGTTCCCCTCCGATCACACGCGCGTCGTGTATTTCCGCTCCGAGGGGCGCTCGCCCGACGTGCCCGTCCACGACGACACGCGGGGCGAGATGATCATGATGTGTGGCCTCCCCGGCGCGGGGAAGGACACCTGCGTGCGGGACCGATTCCCGGATCTGCCGGTGGTGTCGCTCGACGAGCTGCGCAGCGAGCTCGACGTCGACCCCGACGAGAACCAGGGCGCCGTGGTGCAGGCGGGCAAGGAGCGCGTCCGGGAGCACCTCCGACGCGGCGAGCCTTTCGTCTACAATGCGACGAACCTGAACCGGCAGCGGCGCGGCCCCTTGCTCTCCCTCGCGGCCGATTACGGCGCGCGGGTACGGATCGTCTACGTCGAGGCGCCGCGCGGCGCGCTCCTCGCAGGCAACCGCGCCCGCGCCGCCCGCGTGCCCGAGGCCGTCATTCGCCGCATGAGCGAGCGTTGGGAAGTCCCCACCTTGCTCGAGGCGCACGCGCTCGACGTGGTGCTCCGCTAG
- a CDS encoding TetR/AcrR family transcriptional regulator produces MKERKRRPSGEASREHILETALRLFREKGFDGTTMRDIAATAGLSLGAAYYWFPSKEALVLAYYARQQDTHAEASRAALASLPDLRSRLGAVMHAKIDMLKDDRKLLRAILRSTLGADEPISVFSEETSAVRRQSIDIFLETIKADESIPEDARPLLAQMLWTLHLGLLLYFVNDTSEDLGKTRALVDGSLDLVCNLAPLLASPMLAPTREQITSLLSDAGLFAAKK; encoded by the coding sequence ATGAAAGAACGCAAGCGCCGTCCGAGCGGCGAGGCGAGCCGCGAGCACATCCTCGAAACGGCGCTTCGGCTCTTTCGCGAGAAGGGCTTCGACGGGACGACGATGCGCGACATCGCCGCCACCGCCGGCCTCTCGCTCGGCGCCGCCTATTACTGGTTCCCCTCGAAGGAGGCCCTCGTGCTCGCGTATTACGCGCGCCAGCAGGACACGCACGCGGAGGCGTCGAGGGCCGCCCTCGCGAGCCTGCCCGATCTGCGATCGAGGCTCGGGGCCGTGATGCACGCGAAGATCGACATGCTGAAGGACGACCGGAAGCTCCTCCGGGCCATTCTGCGGAGCACGCTCGGCGCGGACGAGCCGATCTCGGTCTTCAGCGAGGAGACGTCCGCCGTGCGCCGCCAGAGCATCGACATTTTCCTCGAAACGATCAAGGCGGACGAGAGCATCCCCGAGGACGCGAGGCCTCTGCTCGCGCAGATGCTCTGGACCCTGCACCTCGGCTTGCTCCTTTACTTCGTGAACGACACGTCCGAGGACCTCGGGAAGACCCGCGCGCTCGTGGACGGCTCGCTCGACCTCGTCTGCAATCTCGCGCCGCTGCTCGCGTCTCCCATGCTCGCGCCGACGCGCGAGCAGATCACGTCGCTCCTCTCGGATGCAGGGCTCTTCGCCGCGAAGAAATGA
- a CDS encoding thiol-disulfide oxidoreductase DCC family protein, whose amino-acid sequence MKRLTVLYDETCALCVRCRDWLLGQEAYVELELLACGSEEAKRRYAGVPWLGEELVVVSDEGDVWAGAAAFLLCLWALVEWRPWSYRLSGPTFAPLAERFFHALSSKRRTIAAWITPDDCPGGSCRVGYAGGHYR is encoded by the coding sequence ATGAAGCGGCTCACGGTCCTTTATGACGAAACCTGCGCGCTCTGCGTGCGCTGCCGCGATTGGCTCCTCGGCCAGGAAGCGTATGTCGAGCTCGAGCTGCTCGCCTGCGGCAGCGAGGAGGCAAAACGCCGGTATGCAGGCGTGCCGTGGCTCGGCGAGGAGCTCGTCGTGGTGAGCGACGAGGGCGACGTCTGGGCGGGCGCGGCCGCGTTCCTGCTTTGCCTCTGGGCGCTCGTGGAATGGCGGCCCTGGTCGTACCGCCTCTCCGGCCCGACGTTCGCCCCGCTCGCCGAGCGGTTCTTCCACGCGCTCTCCAGCAAGCGCCGCACGATCGCCGCGTGGATCACGCCGGACGATTGCCCCGGCGGGAGCTGCCGGGTAGGGTACGCGGGAGGGCATTATCGATGA
- a CDS encoding peptidylprolyl isomerase — translation MSTVVVFETNHGSFEITLDPKSAPETVANFLRYVDEGHYEGTIFHRVIPNFMVQGGGYEASYEKKPTHEPVKNEADNGRKNTRGTVAMARTSEPHSATAQFFVNVADNAFLDHTSKTGAGWGYAVFGDVTAGMDVVDRIVSQKTGAQGPFSKDAPLEPVVIRSARAR, via the coding sequence ATGTCCACTGTCGTTGTTTTCGAGACCAACCACGGCTCCTTCGAGATCACCCTCGACCCGAAGAGCGCTCCCGAGACCGTCGCCAATTTCCTTCGTTACGTCGACGAGGGGCACTACGAGGGGACCATCTTCCACCGCGTCATTCCGAACTTCATGGTGCAGGGCGGGGGATACGAGGCGTCGTACGAAAAGAAGCCCACGCACGAGCCCGTCAAGAACGAGGCCGACAACGGTCGGAAGAACACGCGCGGCACCGTCGCCATGGCGCGCACGAGCGAGCCACACTCGGCGACGGCGCAGTTCTTCGTCAACGTCGCCGATAACGCGTTCCTCGACCACACGTCGAAGACCGGCGCCGGCTGGGGGTATGCCGTGTTCGGCGACGTGACCGCGGGCATGGACGTCGTCGACCGGATCGTCTCCCAGAAGACGGGCGCGCAAGGCCCGTTCTCCAAGGACGCGCCGCTCGAGCCCGTCGTGATCCGCTCGGCCCGCGCCCGCTGA